The Lycium barbarum isolate Lr01 chromosome 9, ASM1917538v2, whole genome shotgun sequence genome has a segment encoding these proteins:
- the LOC132609430 gene encoding tyramine N-feruloyltransferase 10/30 — MATIEKNLTITEKVYVRVRLANEADIHHIYKLFYQIHEYHNYTHLYKATESSLCDLLFDKVNPKPLFYGPSVLLLEVSPTPFSDIDNKDEKFKPVLKQFDLRADVVDKEAEEFKSKSCVDDEKNDVYIAGYSFFYANYSCFYDKAGIYFESLYFRESYRKLGMGRLLFGTVASIAANNGFSSVEGIVAVWNKKSYDFYVDMGVEIFDEFRYGKLVGDALQKYADKEKV, encoded by the coding sequence atggctacaattgaaaaaaaCCTCACCATTACTGAAAAAGTTTATGTTAGAGTTCGTCTTGCAAATGAAGCTGATATTCACCATATATACAAACTTTTTTACCAAATTCATGAATATCACAACTACACTCATCTTTACAAAGCAACTGAATCTTCCCTTTGTGACCTTCTCTTTGATAAAGTTaaccctaagcctctcttttatggTCCCTCGGTACTTTTACTCGAAGTTTCGCCAACCCCATTTTCAGATATCGACAACAAAGATGAAAAATTCAAGCCTGTTCTGAAACAATTTGACCTTAGGGCAGATGTCGTGGACAAAGAAGCCGAGGAATTTAAGTCCAAATCGTGCGTTGATGATGAGAAAAACGACGTTTATATTGCTGGATACTCGTTTTTTTACGCGAATTATTCGTGCTTTTATGATAAAGCTGGAATTTATTTTGAGAGCCTTTATTTCAGGGAGAGTTATAGGAAGTTGGGCATGGGGAGATTGTTGTTTGGGACAGTTGCTTCTATTGCTGCAAATAATGGATTTTCTTCAGTTGAGGGAATTGTGGCTGTTTGGAATAAGAAATCTTATGATTTTTATGTTGATATGGGGGTTGAGATATTTGATGAATTTAGGTATGGGAAATTAGTTGGTGATGCTCTACAAAAATATGCTGACAAGGAGAAGGTTTAA